TGCCCTCCGACGGAATCACGTTCGCCCGGAACCCGCCGTCCAGGATGGTGAGCGACGTGCCGGTGCGCAGAATGGCGTTGTGCAGCGGATCACGCGAAAGCACCGCGGCCGCCGCGTCGATCTGCGTCTGTGACGCGCCCGGCGCCGTCAGCTGCTCCATTGCGGGGCGCATCTCCGGGTTCGCCTCGATGGTGGCGAGGCGCTGAAAGTACAGGCGTGTCGTCTCGATCAGCCGCACCGGCGCGCGCCACTCGTGCACGCGGTTCACCGCGCGGGCCAGCGCGGCCAGCGGATTGTCCGGCAGCGGCACGGAGCCGTGGCCGCTGGTTCCCGTGGCGGTGGCGACGACGTTGTAGTACACCTTTTCCGTCGTCTGGATGTTGACGGTGCGGATGGCGCCGTTCTCCACCCGCACGCGCCCGCCCTCGTTGAGCGCGAACTCCGCGTCGCCCACCAGGTCGCGGTGGTGCTCCATCACCCAGTCCACCCCCACCGGCGGCCCGCCCTCTTCACCCGCGGTGGCGAAAAAGATGATGTCGCGGTCCAGGCGGTCGCGCTGCTGCGCAAGCTGCACCAGCGCCGTCAGCGTGGCGGCCAGCATCCCCTTGTCGTCGATGACGCCGCGGCCGTACAGGTAGCCGTCGCGAAAGGTGGGGACGAACGGATCCGTGTCCCACTTGGTCGTGTCGGCCCCCACGACGTCCATGTGGCCCATCACCAGCACCGGCTTGCCGCGCGGATGCGTCGCCCGCAGCCGCGCGACGAAGTTGGCGCGCATGCTGTCTTCCGGAATGCGCAGCACGCGCCGCTCCACCCCCGGCACCGTGGCCAGGACGGAGTCGAAGTACATGGCCACGGCCAGTTCGCGCGCCGGCGGGTTCTGGGTGTCCAGGCGCACCAAGTTCTGCAGGTGCCGCAGCGTGGTGGCCTGCGCGTCGGCGCGGTTGAGCCCCGGGGGCGCGGCGGTGCGCACCGCGTACGTGGGGTCCTGCGCGCGCGCCGGAGCCGCGCCCAGCACCGCACACCCGGCGGCGACGGTCAGAGAGGTACGAAGTCGCATGGATGACGGGAGTTGTGAGGCGAACGACGGTCGATGGACAGAAACTGACACGCCGCCCCGCGCCGCCGCTGGCGCGGAACGATCGGCCCCGCGGATGGTCAGCGGTCCGTGCGCACCAGCGTGATGGCGGTGCTGCTGAATCCGGAACCGGTGAGCGTCACCGCCACGCTGTCGGCGGTGGCGAAGCGGCCGGCCATGCGGATGTCGGCGTACTCGTCCGCGCCCAGCGTAAGGGTGAAGCTGGGATAATCCCACTTTCCGCGAATGCTGACCGGCGCGCGCGTGGCGACGATGGTGTCCAGCCGCGTGCTGTCCGCGGCGGAGCGGCGCGTGGTGAGGCCGCGCAGTTCGCCCTCGCCGCGCACGCCGTTGTCCGCGTCCTGATCCAGATCCAGCGACAGCTCGTACGGATAGCCGCGGCCGGACCACACGCCCTGCAGCGTATACAGGCCGGGCGCGAGCGGACTGTTGCCGCAGCCGCCGGTGCCCAGGAGCACGGCGAGCGGGACGACGGCGGCGCGAAGGACGGATCGCATGCGTTGCGCGGTTCGGGAGTGCCGGAGTTCGGACGCACAGAATAGCCGAGTACCCGACGGAGCGGCAATCGGGTCCGCGCTGCGCCCCGCGGCGGCAGTGATCTTGCCGCCGCTCGCGGGGATGAGAAAGCAGATCCATCAAACGACGCACTCCGATCGCGAGGTGCCGGGCGGGCGGCGCCTGGTGCTGGAGTTTCACGCCGGCGGCGACCCCATCCCCGCCATCCTGCTGCTGCCGCGCGATGCGCGGCCGGCGCCGGGGGTGCTGCTGCTGCACGGCTATTCGTCGCGCAAGGAGCACATGGCCGAGGGCGTGGGCGGGTCGCTGCTGCGCCACGGGCTGGCGTCGCTGGCCATCGATCTGCCGCTGCACGGCACCCGCGCGGACCCGCTGCAGGCGCAGGCCGCACGCAATCCGCTCGCTTTGGTGGGATTGTGGAAGCAGGCGCTGCGGGAGGCGAAGCTGGCGACGCGCTACCTGGCCGCGCGGCCGGAGGTGGACGCGGGGTGCCTGGCCATCGCCGGGTACTCGCTGGGCTCCTTTCTGTCGGTGATGACGGCGGCGGACGATGCCTCCATCCGCGCCGTCGTCCTTGCCGCGGGGGGCGACCTGCCCGGGGGGACGCCGCTGGCGGGGATCGCGCGGGCGGTGGCGGATCCCGTGCGCGCGGTGCGCAAGCTCAGCGGCCGCCCGCTGCTGATGGTGCACGGGCGCCAGGACCGCACGGTGCGGCCGGAGCAGGCGGAGCGGCTGTTCGCGGCTGCGGGCGAGCCCAAGGAGCTGCGCTGGTGGAACGCGGGGCATCTGCTCCCGCCGCAGGCCATCGACTACGCGGGCGAGTGGCTGCGCGACCGCCTGGGGTGAGCGGACTTCGGGCGGCCCCCACCCGGGCCGGCACCACCGGCCAACCCTCCCCCCCAAAAATTGGGGAGGGTTGTTCGGGGCGGGTGGTCTTGCGCGGAACGCGGAAACCGGCGCGCGAGCGGATCGCGTTGGAGCGGATGAATCCGCCGCTCGAAGGGCGCAAAGCCCCGACACCGGCCGCTGGCGCGTCCGGTTCGGGGCTTCAACAGCACGAAGCCTCGCGACCGTGCCGCGCTCCGCCGCGGCGCTGAGGTCTCCCCCTCTCCCGCTTGCGGGAGAGGGGGCCGGGGGGAGAGGGGTGCCCGCCGCCGCGCCAAACTCTCCGGAGCACACCAGACCGCTGTTCTCCCCTTCCCCGCACAATCCGCACGGGGAACGCCGGGCGGAGCGGCACCACGCCGGGTTGCATGAATCCCGCAGGCGCGCGGGTGCGTACCATCGCCCGAAGCACGTTCCGGCACACCGTCCGCGGGCGGGCAGGCGCACTCCGCTTGCTCGCTCGCGGCGCCGTGCCTACGTTCCAAACTCTTGTCCGCCGCCGCGCCCGGCGCGCGGACGCCCCCGCACGTGGTGCTGCCGATGGCCCAGTCCCAATCCGTCCCCGTGCCGCTGGAGCGGACCCGCCAGCAGATCATTCTGGAGCTCTGCCAGCACTACTCCGTCGACAACCTCTCCGACGAGGGGCTGGAGCAACGGCTGGACCGGGCGCACGCGGCCGCGAGCGTGGAGGAACTGCGGGCGCTGGTCGCCGATCTTCCCGTCGCGCAGCAGGACACGGCGTACGTCACTACCACCGCGCCGCTTCCCGCCACGGGTGGATACAACCCGGAGCACCAGCTGATCATCGGCGTGATGAGCGGCACGGAGCGGCGGGGGGCCTGGTCGCCTGCCCTCGCCACGCACGTGGTCGCCGTCATGGGCGGGGTGGAGCTGGATATGCGCGAGGCGCGCTTCGCCCCCGGCGTAACGGAAATCACCGTGTTTGCCGTGATGGGCGGGGTGGAACTGATCGTTCCGCCGGGCGTGCACATCGACATGAACGGATTTGCGTTCATGGGCGGGTTCGGGCAGCGGTACCAGTCGGACGTGCCGCCGCCGCCCGGCGCGCCCATCCTGCGCATCGGCGGGTTCGCGCTGATGGGCGGCGTGGACATCAGCATCCTGTATCCCGGCGAGCGCCCGCGCGACGCCCGCCGCCGCATCAAGGTGGAACGCGAAAAACGCCTCCTGGAGCGCCGCACCCGCTGATCAGCAGCATGGGGGTGGATGAACGAAAACGCCGGACGGCAGCGATGCCGGCCGGCGTTTGTGCGTTGCCAGCTTCCACTGTCGTGTGAAGCGCGGACGTCAGGGCGGCCCCCACCCGGGCCGGCACCACCGGCCCACCCTCCCCCAAAACGGACTGGGGGAGGGTTGTTGGCGGGCGGATGGTTTGGTGTGGATCGCCCAGCGCCGAGTGTGAGCGAATACGTGGAGCGAATGAATCCGCCGCTCCAACAGCGGGAACCCCCGACTCGTGGCCGCTGACGCGTCCACGATCGGGGCGTCAACTGCGTTGGGGATCAGGGACGCGAACCGAAATCTCCCCGTGCGCCGAACGGCTCCCCCTCTCCCGCGGAGCGGGTGGAGGAGGCTGGGGGGAGGGGGCCCCATCTGCGCATCGGCACCATCCAGAACGCACCGCCGTGCAGTTCTCCCCTCTCCGTGCGGCAGTTTGCACGGGGAGGGGCCTGAGGGGCCTGGGGCCGCGCGCCGACCATCGTCGTCCCCGCCAATCCGCCGTTGCCGTGTGCTCCCTCTCCCACATCTGTTCGTGGGAGAGGGTCGTCGTGCGCAGCACGCGGGGTGAGGGCCCGCGCTGTGAGCCGCGAAAAAGGCCGCCCCACGTCCGGGGCGGCCTTTTTCGTCATCCATCCACATCCACTCAACCCGCCAATCAGTTGCGCTCGGGCCGCATGGGGGCGCCGGTGAGCAGCTTGGGATCGGTGGTGATCAGCGCCTCGGCAAAATCCTGCCGCTCCTCGATCTGGTCCAGCCGCCCGTCGATGCTGGAAAGCACCTCGCGGATGCGGGTGAGCTCCACCTCGGGCGTGGCGCGCAGCTTGGCTTCCGTCATGGCGTCCAGAAACACCCCCAGACGCTTGGAGATCGGCCGCAGGACCAGCACGCCCCCGGTGGTAAGGATCAGCGTGCACATCACGATCATCAGGGCCATGCCATCCATCTCCCATCTCCTGTCTCAGGGTGCCGGACCCGCCCGCCGCGCCGCCGCTCTCAGCCGCCGGCCACGGACCGCTCCGGCGACGGAGACTTGCGCGCGGGCGGCCGCTTCTGCTTTCCGGACTTCCCGATGGGGAGCACGCGAAACAGCATCAGCACGGCAAAGGCGGCCGCAAAGATCAGCGGCTCGCGAAGGTCCTTCTTGACCAGCCAGAGGAAGTGAAGCACCCCCAGCCCCGCCGCAACATACACCAGCCGGTGCAGCTTCTGCCACCTCTTGCCCAGCCGGCGAATCATCCCCCTGGTACTCGTGAGCGCCAGCGGCGTCAAAATCACCAGCGCCGCAAACCCCACCGTCACATAGGGATGCTCCACGATGTCGTCGACAATGTACCCCCACGAAAAGTCCTGGTCCACCATGTAGGTGGCAAAGTGCAGAACGGCGTACAGGTACGCGCACAGCCCCAGCGTGCGCCGCGCCGGCACCAGCCAGTTCCATTTCGTCAGCGTGCGGACGGGGGTGACGGCCAGCGACAGCATCAGCATGAGCAGCGCCGCCCACCCGGTGCGGTGCGTGACCTCGCGGATGGGGTCGGCGCTCAGCCCGGTGGTGAAGCCGGCCAGGATCATGAGCGCCAGCGGAACCAGTCCGCCGATCCACGCCGCCGGCCGGATCCACCGGCCGGCCTGCAGCTGCCAGGGTGCGGGAGCCGCCATCGTCAGAAGTTCCGGCGCAGGTCCAGCCCGCTGTACAGGCTGGCCACTTCGCTGTAGCCGTTGAACATCAGCGTGGGCCGGCGGCGCCACTCGCCAATGCGCCGCTCGCGCGCCTGCGACCACCGCGGGTGGTCCACCTGCGGATTCACGTTGGCGTAGAAGCCGTACTCCCCGGGCGCCGAGATCTGCCACGTGTTGCGCGGCTGCCGGTCCACAAAGCGGATGCGCACGATGGACTTGATGTTCTTGAACCCGTACTTCCACGGAACGACGAGGCGCAGCGGCGCGCCGTTCTGGGCGGGAAGCGGGCGGCCGTAGATTCCCGTGGCCAGCATGGAGAGCGGGTGCATCGCCTCGTCCATCCGCAGCCCCTCCAGGTAGGGCCAGTCCAGCACCTCGCGCCGCTGCCCGGGCATCTGCGCGGGGTCGTGCAGCGTGGTGAACTCCACGAAGCGCGCGCCGGGACGCGGCCGCGCCTGGTTGATCACGTCGCGCAACTGAATGCCGCGCCAGGGGATGACCATCGACCACGCTTCCACGCAGCGCATGCGGTACGTGCGGTCGATGACGCGATTGGCGCGCACCAGGTCGTTGAAGGCGTAGCGGCCGGGGCGGTCGCACAGCCCGCCGATCTCCACCGTCCACGGCGTGGTGCGCAGCGTGCGCGGCGCGTTGCGGGCGGGATCGCTCTTGTCCGTTCCGAACTCGTAGAAGTTGTTGTACGTGGTGATGTCTTCGTACGAGTTGGGCTTGTCGGCCTGCTCGTCCTCCCCCGGCGCGCACGCCATGAGCGCGGTGGGCACGGACGCCGCCGCCACCGCGCCCGCCGCCGCGCCAATGAACTGGCGGCGGTTCAGGTACAGCGGCTCGGGCGTAATTTCGGACGACGGGATCTCGGGCTTCTTGATCAGCATCGGGTACCTCGCTGCGATGGTGCCGCGCCGCGTTCCGGAGCGGGCATGCCTGTAACGCCCAACGTGCGTGCAAGGTTCCCGCCCGCGCGCGAAACGTCCGTCACAGGCCGTTGTCCGTTATCCACATACGCGGCGGATTGGCGGAACGGATTCGCGTGGCGGCGCGTGGTATGCCTCGTGCCCGGCCCGCGTGGCGGGATCAGCCGGACGGATCAACTTCAGGGGGAGCGGATGGCCAGACCGGACGCCGTGGTGGTGGGATCGGGGCCCAACGGGCTGTCCGCGGCGATCGCGCTCGCGCGGGCGGGGCGGTCCGTCGTCGTGCGCGAGCAGGCGGACGTGATCGGCGGGGGGATGCGCACGGAGGAGCTGACGCTGCCCGGCTACATGCACGACGTCTGCTCCACCGTGCATCCGCTGGGGGTGTCGTCGCCCTTCTTTCGCACGCTGCCGCTGGAAGAGCACGGGCTGGAGTGGGTCCACTCCCCCGCGTGCCTCGCCCATCCGTTTGACGACGGGAGCGTGGCGGTGCTGGAGCGATCGATGGAGGAAACCGGCGCGACGCTCGGCGTTGATGCGAAGGCGTGGCGCAAGCTGTTCCGGCCGTGGGTGGACCGATGGCTGGTGCTGGCGGAAGACGTGCTGGGTCCGCTCGACTTTCCCGATCACCCGTTCCTCCTGGCCCGCTTCGGACTGTCCGGGCTGCAGTCGGCGTACGGGATGGCGAAGCGGCACTTTCGCGGACACCAGGCGCGCGCCCTGTTCGCGGGGAACGCGGCGCACTCCATGGTGCCGCTGACGGAGTCGCCGACCGCCGCGTTCGGGCTGACGCTCGCCGCCGCGGGGCACGCAGTCGGCTGGCCCATCGCGCGCGGCGGATCGCGCAACATCGCGGGGGCGCTCGCCTCGTACCTGCGCTCGCTGGGCGGCGAGATCATCACCGGCGCGCCGGTGGACAACATCGACGAACTGCGCGGCACCCCGCTGATTCTGCTGGATCTTACGCCGCGGCAGGTGCTGCGCATCGCCGGGCACCGGCTGCCATCCAGGTACCGCGCGGCGCTGGAGCGCTACAAGTACGGCGCGGGATCGTTCAAGATGGATTGGGCGCTCAAGGAGCCCATCCCGTGGCGCAATCCGGAATGCCGGCGCGCGGCGACCGTCCACCTGGGCGGGACGATGGAAGAGGTCGCCGCATCGGAGCATGCGCCGCTCAAGGGGCGCGTCCCGGAAAAGCCGTTCGTCCTCGTCGTGCAGCCGACGCTGTTCGACCGGACGAGGGCGCCGGCGGGCGGGCACATTGCGTGGGCGTACTGCCACGTGCCGTTCGGCAGCGACGTGGACATGACGCGCGCGATCGAGGACCAGATCGAGCGGTTCGCGCCCGGGTTCCGCGACGTGGTGGCCGCGCGGAGCGTAATGCGGCCGGCGGACCTGGAGCGGCACAACCCCAACCTGGTGGGCGGCGACATCAGCGCGGGGGCCATGACGCTGCGGCAGGTGTTCTTCCGCCCCGCGCTGCGGCGGAATCCGTACGCCACGCCGGTGGACGGGCTGTACCTGTGCTCGGCGTCCACGCCGCCGGGCGGGGCGGTTCACGGGATGTGCGGATACTACTCGGCCCGCGCCGCGCTCCGCCGCCCCATCACCGCGCCCACCGACGACGGCGTGGCCGCCGGCGAGGGCACGCCGCCCACGGAGGAGCCGCACGCCGGCCCGGGCGCGGCGGCGCCGAACTGAGGGAAGAACGAGAGCGGATCAAACGGAGATGCCCCATCTATGCCCGCCGCTTACGATCGGAACTGCATACTGCAGAAGGGCAGCCCGGGCAACCGCATCCGCGTGTTCTCCAGCACTCACAAGCTTATCTTCACAACGGTCGCATAGAAGCATCAGATCACTGACCCTATCGACGATTCGGCGCTGTTCTTTACGTGGGGGAACGGGTACGACGAACGACCGCAAGGCTTCCAGGCTAACGGTCTTCTGTGCGATACCGGTTGCGCGATTCTTTGCCTGGTCCGCTACAAGGGAACTGCGTAGAAGAAGGTGGAGGTACTCAGAATCCATGCACTTGAGGGTTTTCAAGATGGCAATATGTCGCTGAACACAGAATATACGACTATCCTGAACCAGAATTGGGATTCCGTAGGATCCTGTGACAGTATAAAGCAAGTCGCCTGACGCGGGTTTGCGTATGGGCGCCAAGCGGTCATAGTAGACCTGAGGCACGAACCGTGTTCGTGAAAAGTCCAACGCACCGGTTCGTACGTTTCCAATCACCAGGAAGGGAACCCCGCTTGGTGCTAGCGGAGGTGGCTGGTGGTCGCCATCGGTGATTGCAGCCACGATTTCATGCAATCGCACCCATTTCCAAGTGTCAGGAATGGCGAACGGAATGTCAGCGGTCAGGGGCGCCGGCGCTGAAGGAGCACGAATCACGCTCTCAGCACAAAGCTTCTTCTTCTCGTTTGAGACTTCCAACAAGAGTTGATCAGCCGTTCCATCCTCATCACTTTGCGGGATCAGCTTTCCCATGATGGCGAGTTGGGTGATCGCCATTCGCAGCCCTGATACACTTTCCGGTGTAGCGACCACAAGATCCAGGCTCTGTATGACTCCGGGCGGTTTTACGGACGGTGCGGTTGCGCAGCTTGATCGAACGCTCCCGAGCTGGTGCATCGCCGCCCGATTGAGTTGACTCTGCTTCGCAGAGGCTCCTTTTTTGTGACGATCAAGTTCGTCACACATAAGCATCAGTCTGTCGATCTTTGCAATGATTCTTGCCTGCTCGTCGAGGGGAGGGAGTGGGAATAACAACCCACCCACCGACTTTCCCGATATTTCACGGAATGTTGTGCCGGATGCATTACGATCCAGATCAGGGGCTACTGCTTGGAGAAAGCGGTAGATATACTCGCTCATCCCGGGAATGAATGGCACACACGATTTGAAGCCCTGATTGGTTGCGAGCGGATTTCCTGCGATGGCCACATATCCGATCGGGGCGCGACTCGAGAGCAGGACCGTGCCAGCCGGGAGCAGTTGAGCGGAACTATGCTCGAGCCCTGCTGCCGATATATCCCGCCGCCCCTTGTACACGTACTTGCCCCGTAACCCATTCAGATCTGCGGGTGTAAGCCATGGCACGCCTGGCTCAGCCCAGTTCACCTCAACGTGGGTAGGTGGAGTACCCCCACCCACAATTGCCCCGACGGTGGAGAGGCGCGTCCAGAGCCATCCCGGCGGAAGTAGGTAAGGCTGCTCTTCTGGATGTAGCGATGAAGCCGCTTGTCGCGACGCTCCCTTGCGCGAGACGTTTGCATGCTGTGCTTTTAGAGTTTCCAGAAGCACAGTGGCTGCATCTTCATCGGGGTTCTGCGGGACCAGCAGGCCGCGAATTCCAAGTCGCAGAATCAACTCGCGCAGCCTCTGTACGCCGTTAGGCGCATCAGCAATCACATCGAAATGCTCGAGGAGAGTCTCAGGCTTCATGCCGCGGCTTCGGTAACGGCGTTCGGTTCCAGGGCGGTAGCGAGTTCGCGCTTCAAAGCTTCCCGGGCTTCCTGCACCTCTCCGAGAATCTGGCGGTATTCGGCCAAGAGTTCTTCCGGATCGCGGTACTCCTCAACAGCGGCGTTTGGATTTTTGATGTCGAGGTTGTAATTGCGCCGGCGAATCTCCTCCACCGGAACCCGCCATGCGTGCTCATTCTCCTGCCGTGCATTCCACCATGCCCGTTCCGCGTCGAACTCCTCGCTGCGGATTGGGCGCGTCTTGCTGTAGCTCTTCTGGCCGGCGGGGTACGGATGCTCGTAGAACCAGACCTCTTCGGTCTTCTTTCCCTTAGCGAAAAAAAGAAGGTTTGTGTGGATGCTGGTATACGGCGCGAACACACCCTTGGGCAGCCGCACAATCGTGTGCAGGTTGCACTCTTCCAGCAGCTTTTCCTTGATCCGCGTCTTGATCCCTTCGCCGAAAAGAAACCCGTCCGGCAGCACCACGGCGGCCCGGCCGGTATCCTTCTGGAGCAGGTGAATGATCAGGACCAGGAACAGGTCCGCCGTTTCGCGCGTGCGGAACTTTGCCGGAAAGCTGTCCTCGATCCCGTGCTCCTCCTCACCGCCGAAGGGAGGGTTAGTGACGATGACCTCCACCCGGTCCCTGGCCGTCCGCTCACTCAGCGGAATGCGGAGCGTGTTGTCGCGGCGGACCTGCGCCGGCACGTCCATTCCGTGCAGGAGGAGGTTGGTGGTGCAGAGCAGGTGCGGAAGCGGCTCCACGCCAAACAGGGATCGCTGAAGCTGCGCCTCCTGCTCGACCGTCCTGACCTCCCGGCCACGGACGTACTCCAGCGCGTTCACCAGGAATCCACCCGTCCCGCAAGCCGGATCCATGATTTTCTCGCCCAGGCGGGGATCC
The genomic region above belongs to Longimicrobium terrae and contains:
- a CDS encoding N-6 DNA methylase; translated protein: MSLSTTIKSIQDVMRKDVGVDGDAQRLGQLGWMLFLKIFDDRDQERELLDAGYVSPIPRDLRWCTWAANPEGITGDALLEFVNGVLFPTLKALPPSPRAGDASDVVRGVFEDAYNYMKSGTLLRQVVNRINGIDFNRSHDRHLFNDLYEQILRDLQSAGNAGEYYTPRAVTQFMVEMADPRLGEKIMDPACGTGGFLVNALEYVRGREVRTVEQEAQLQRSLFGVEPLPHLLCTTNLLLHGMDVPAQVRRDNTLRIPLSERTARDRVEVIVTNPPFGGEEEHGIEDSFPAKFRTRETADLFLVLIIHLLQKDTGRAAVVLPDGFLFGEGIKTRIKEKLLEECNLHTIVRLPKGVFAPYTSIHTNLLFFAKGKKTEEVWFYEHPYPAGQKSYSKTRPIRSEEFDAERAWWNARQENEHAWRVPVEEIRRRNYNLDIKNPNAAVEEYRDPEELLAEYRQILGEVQEAREALKRELATALEPNAVTEAAA
- a CDS encoding restriction endonuclease subunit S, encoding MKPETLLEHFDVIADAPNGVQRLRELILRLGIRGLLVPQNPDEDAATVLLETLKAQHANVSRKGASRQAASSLHPEEQPYLLPPGWLWTRLSTVGAIVGGGTPPTHVEVNWAEPGVPWLTPADLNGLRGKYVYKGRRDISAAGLEHSSAQLLPAGTVLLSSRAPIGYVAIAGNPLATNQGFKSCVPFIPGMSEYIYRFLQAVAPDLDRNASGTTFREISGKSVGGLLFPLPPLDEQARIIAKIDRLMLMCDELDRHKKGASAKQSQLNRAAMHQLGSVRSSCATAPSVKPPGVIQSLDLVVATPESVSGLRMAITQLAIMGKLIPQSDEDGTADQLLLEVSNEKKKLCAESVIRAPSAPAPLTADIPFAIPDTWKWVRLHEIVAAITDGDHQPPPLAPSGVPFLVIGNVRTGALDFSRTRFVPQVYYDRLAPIRKPASGDLLYTVTGSYGIPILVQDSRIFCVQRHIAILKTLKCMDSEYLHLLLRSSLVADQAKNRATGIAQKTVSLEALRSFVVPVPPRKEQRRIVDRVSDLMLLCDRCEDKLVSAGEHADAVARAALLQYAVPIVSGGHRWGISV
- a CDS encoding alpha/beta hydrolase family protein, which gives rise to MRKQIHQTTHSDREVPGGRRLVLEFHAGGDPIPAILLLPRDARPAPGVLLLHGYSSRKEHMAEGVGGSLLRHGLASLAIDLPLHGTRADPLQAQAARNPLALVGLWKQALREAKLATRYLAARPEVDAGCLAIAGYSLGSFLSVMTAADDASIRAVVLAAGGDLPGGTPLAGIARAVADPVRAVRKLSGRPLLMVHGRQDRTVRPEQAERLFAAAGEPKELRWWNAGHLLPPQAIDYAGEWLRDRLG
- a CDS encoding DUF1707 SHOCT-like domain-containing protein yields the protein MSAAAPGARTPPHVVLPMAQSQSVPVPLERTRQQIILELCQHYSVDNLSDEGLEQRLDRAHAAASVEELRALVADLPVAQQDTAYVTTTAPLPATGGYNPEHQLIIGVMSGTERRGAWSPALATHVVAVMGGVELDMREARFAPGVTEITVFAVMGGVELIVPPGVHIDMNGFAFMGGFGQRYQSDVPPPPGAPILRIGGFALMGGVDISILYPGERPRDARRRIKVEREKRLLERRTR
- a CDS encoding M20/M25/M40 family metallo-hydrolase, coding for MRLRTSLTVAAGCAVLGAAPARAQDPTYAVRTAAPPGLNRADAQATTLRHLQNLVRLDTQNPPARELAVAMYFDSVLATVPGVERRVLRIPEDSMRANFVARLRATHPRGKPVLVMGHMDVVGADTTKWDTDPFVPTFRDGYLYGRGVIDDKGMLAATLTALVQLAQQRDRLDRDIIFFATAGEEGGPPVGVDWVMEHHRDLVGDAEFALNEGGRVRVENGAIRTVNIQTTEKVYYNVVATATGTSGHGSVPLPDNPLAALARAVNRVHEWRAPVRLIETTRLYFQRLATIEANPEMRPAMEQLTAPGASQTQIDAAAAVLSRDPLHNAILRTGTSLTILDGGFRANVIPSEGKATFNVRIVPGEDITEIVRMMNQAGGEPNVTFALEGDPTPAPPPSPVTTELYQAMESAARTMAPNATVIPFMSTGATDGAVLRAANIPTYGILPMPLPLEDELRMHGDNERVPVPALGWATEYLYRVLRQVAT
- a CDS encoding phytoene desaturase family protein, which codes for MARPDAVVVGSGPNGLSAAIALARAGRSVVVREQADVIGGGMRTEELTLPGYMHDVCSTVHPLGVSSPFFRTLPLEEHGLEWVHSPACLAHPFDDGSVAVLERSMEETGATLGVDAKAWRKLFRPWVDRWLVLAEDVLGPLDFPDHPFLLARFGLSGLQSAYGMAKRHFRGHQARALFAGNAAHSMVPLTESPTAAFGLTLAAAGHAVGWPIARGGSRNIAGALASYLRSLGGEIITGAPVDNIDELRGTPLILLDLTPRQVLRIAGHRLPSRYRAALERYKYGAGSFKMDWALKEPIPWRNPECRRAATVHLGGTMEEVAASEHAPLKGRVPEKPFVLVVQPTLFDRTRAPAGGHIAWAYCHVPFGSDVDMTRAIEDQIERFAPGFRDVVAARSVMRPADLERHNPNLVGGDISAGAMTLRQVFFRPALRRNPYATPVDGLYLCSASTPPGGAVHGMCGYYSARAALRRPITAPTDDGVAAGEGTPPTEEPHAGPGAAAPN
- the msrP gene encoding protein-methionine-sulfoxide reductase catalytic subunit MsrP, coding for MLIKKPEIPSSEITPEPLYLNRRQFIGAAAGAVAAASVPTALMACAPGEDEQADKPNSYEDITTYNNFYEFGTDKSDPARNAPRTLRTTPWTVEIGGLCDRPGRYAFNDLVRANRVIDRTYRMRCVEAWSMVIPWRGIQLRDVINQARPRPGARFVEFTTLHDPAQMPGQRREVLDWPYLEGLRMDEAMHPLSMLATGIYGRPLPAQNGAPLRLVVPWKYGFKNIKSIVRIRFVDRQPRNTWQISAPGEYGFYANVNPQVDHPRWSQARERRIGEWRRRPTLMFNGYSEVASLYSGLDLRRNF
- a CDS encoding sulfite oxidase heme-binding subunit YedZ, whose protein sequence is MAAPAPWQLQAGRWIRPAAWIGGLVPLALMILAGFTTGLSADPIREVTHRTGWAALLMLMLSLAVTPVRTLTKWNWLVPARRTLGLCAYLYAVLHFATYMVDQDFSWGYIVDDIVEHPYVTVGFAALVILTPLALTSTRGMIRRLGKRWQKLHRLVYVAAGLGVLHFLWLVKKDLREPLIFAAAFAVLMLFRVLPIGKSGKQKRPPARKSPSPERSVAGG